Proteins encoded within one genomic window of Mycolicibacterium aubagnense:
- the hemB gene encoding porphobilinogen synthase, translating to MSFPRHRPRRLRTTPALRRLVSETSLEPRHLVLPMFVADGLTEPRPIGSMPGVVQHTRDSLRRAAAEAVEAGVGGLMLFGVPCDGDKDATGSEGVNPEGILNVALRDLNSDLGDATVLMADTCLDEFTDHGHCGVLDRFGRVDNDATNEQYIKLALAQADSGAQVVGPSGMMDGQVAAIRDGLDLAGHTDVAILAYAAKFASAFYGPFREAVGSSLQGDRRTYQQDPGNAREAVREIELDLAEGADMVMVKPAMSYLDVVRAAADISPVPVAAYQISGEYAMISAAAANGWIDLRASVLESLISIRRAGADIVLTYWATDVAGWLR from the coding sequence ATGTCCTTTCCAAGGCACCGGCCCCGGCGACTGCGTACCACCCCGGCGTTGCGGCGTCTGGTGTCCGAAACCTCGCTGGAGCCACGGCATCTGGTGTTGCCGATGTTCGTCGCGGACGGGCTCACCGAGCCGCGTCCCATCGGGTCGATGCCCGGGGTCGTCCAGCACACCCGGGATTCGCTGCGCCGCGCCGCGGCCGAAGCGGTCGAGGCCGGTGTCGGCGGGCTGATGCTGTTCGGCGTCCCGTGCGACGGTGACAAGGACGCCACCGGCTCCGAGGGCGTCAACCCCGAGGGCATCCTCAATGTGGCGCTGCGCGACCTGAATTCGGACCTCGGTGACGCGACCGTGCTGATGGCCGACACCTGCCTGGACGAGTTCACCGATCACGGGCACTGTGGCGTATTGGACCGGTTCGGCAGAGTTGATAATGACGCCACCAACGAGCAGTACATCAAACTTGCGTTGGCCCAAGCTGATTCGGGAGCGCAGGTCGTCGGGCCGAGCGGCATGATGGACGGTCAGGTTGCGGCGATCCGCGACGGGCTGGACCTGGCCGGGCACACCGACGTCGCGATCCTGGCCTACGCCGCCAAGTTCGCGTCGGCGTTCTACGGCCCGTTCCGCGAGGCCGTCGGTTCCAGCTTGCAGGGCGATCGTCGTACCTACCAACAGGATCCGGGCAATGCGCGGGAAGCGGTGCGGGAGATCGAGCTGGATCTGGCCGAAGGCGCCGACATGGTGATGGTCAAGCCGGCGATGAGCTACCTGGACGTGGTGCGAGCCGCTGCCGACATTTCGCCGGTACCCGTTGCGGCATACCAGATTTCGGGGGAGTACGCGATGATCAGCGCGGCTGCGGCCAACGGCTGGATCGATCTGCGGGCCTCGGTCCTGGAGTCGCTCATCAGCATTCGGCGCGCCGGCGCCGACATCGTGCTCACGTACTGGGCGACGGACGTCGCGGGCTGGCTGCGGTGA
- a CDS encoding bifunctional uroporphyrinogen-III C-methyltransferase/uroporphyrinogen-III synthase, producing the protein MTTRVRKHKPGRITFVGSGPGDPGLLTTRARNVLAHAALVFTDPDVPEAVLALIGTDLPPTSGPHPADAEPAADAKTDDAAAPAAPAAPAMTFPHGVDVRPALGDPTEVAKLLIAEAKTGVDVVRLVAGDPLSVDAVITEVNTLAKTAAHFEIVPGLPSSTAVPTYAGLPVGSAHTVADVRGDVDWAALAAAPGPLILHATVSHLPDAARTLIEYGLTDSTPCVVTAHGTTCQQRSIETTLAGLLDKAVLEKPVGPEPVGPLAGPLVVTIGKTVAHRAKLNWWESRALYGWTVLVPRTKDQAGEMSDRLVGHGALPIEVPTIAVEPPRSPAQMERAVKGLVDGRFQWVVFTSTNAVRAVWEKFNEFGLDARAFSGVKIACVGQATADKVRAFGINPELVPAGEQSSLGLLDEFPDYDEIFDPVNRVLLPRADIATETLAEGLRERGWEIEDVTAYRTVRAAPPPAHTREMIKTGGFDAVCFTSSSTVRNLVGIAGKPHARTIVACIGPKTAETAAEFGLRVDVQPETAAVGPLVEALAEHAARLRAEGALPPPRKKSRRR; encoded by the coding sequence ATGACGACCCGAGTGCGTAAGCACAAGCCCGGCCGCATCACCTTTGTCGGTTCCGGCCCCGGTGACCCGGGCCTGTTGACGACGCGTGCGCGGAACGTTTTGGCGCATGCGGCATTGGTTTTCACCGATCCTGATGTGCCCGAGGCGGTGCTGGCGCTGATCGGTACCGATCTGCCGCCGACCTCCGGGCCGCACCCGGCCGACGCCGAGCCGGCCGCCGATGCCAAAACCGACGACGCTGCCGCTCCGGCCGCGCCGGCGGCCCCGGCCATGACGTTCCCGCATGGTGTCGACGTCCGCCCCGCCCTGGGTGACCCGACCGAGGTGGCCAAGCTGCTCATCGCCGAGGCCAAGACCGGCGTCGACGTGGTGCGTCTGGTGGCGGGCGACCCGCTGTCGGTCGACGCCGTCATCACCGAGGTGAACACCTTGGCCAAGACCGCGGCGCACTTCGAGATTGTGCCGGGCCTGCCGTCGTCGACGGCGGTGCCCACCTACGCGGGCCTGCCCGTCGGCTCGGCGCACACCGTGGCCGACGTCCGCGGTGACGTGGACTGGGCCGCGCTGGCCGCCGCTCCGGGGCCGCTGATCCTGCACGCGACGGTGTCGCACCTGCCGGATGCCGCGCGCACCCTGATCGAATACGGCCTCACCGACAGCACCCCGTGCGTCGTGACCGCCCACGGCACCACGTGCCAGCAGCGGTCCATCGAGACCACGCTGGCCGGGCTGCTGGACAAGGCCGTGCTGGAGAAGCCGGTCGGCCCCGAGCCCGTCGGCCCGCTGGCGGGTCCGCTGGTCGTCACCATCGGCAAGACGGTGGCGCACCGGGCCAAGCTGAACTGGTGGGAGAGCCGCGCGCTGTACGGCTGGACCGTGCTGGTGCCGCGCACCAAGGACCAGGCCGGCGAGATGAGCGATCGGCTGGTGGGCCACGGCGCCCTGCCCATCGAGGTGCCGACCATCGCCGTCGAGCCGCCGCGCAGCCCCGCCCAGATGGAGCGTGCGGTCAAGGGCCTGGTCGACGGTCGTTTCCAGTGGGTCGTGTTCACCTCCACCAACGCCGTGCGCGCGGTGTGGGAGAAGTTCAACGAATTCGGTCTGGATGCCCGCGCGTTCTCCGGTGTGAAGATCGCGTGCGTCGGTCAGGCCACCGCCGACAAGGTGCGTGCGTTCGGCATCAATCCCGAGCTGGTGCCGGCCGGTGAGCAGTCGTCGTTGGGCCTGCTCGACGAATTCCCGGACTACGACGAAATTTTCGACCCGGTGAACCGGGTGCTGCTGCCGCGCGCCGACATCGCCACCGAGACGCTGGCCGAGGGCCTGCGCGAGCGTGGCTGGGAGATCGAGGACGTCACGGCCTACCGGACCGTCCGTGCGGCACCGCCGCCGGCGCATACCCGCGAGATGATCAAGACCGGTGGTTTCGACGCCGTCTGCTTCACCTCGAGCTCCACGGTGCGCAACTTGGTCGGCATCGCCGGCAAGCCGCACGCCCGGACCATCGTCGCCTGCATCGGCCCGAAAACCGCTGAAACCGCAGCCGAATTCGGCCTGCGTGTGGACGTGCAGCCGGAGACCGCCGCCGTGGGTCCGCTGGTCGAGGCGCTGGCCGAGCACGCCGCTCGCCTGCGCGCCGAGGGTGCCCTGCCACCCCCGCGTAAGAAGAGCCGGCGTCGCTAG
- the hemC gene encoding hydroxymethylbilane synthase, whose amino-acid sequence MVTTLENVVRIGTRGSLLATTQAGTVRDALIALGQPAELVIISTEGDRSQAPVADIGIGVFTAELRHAMADGRIDVAVHSYKDLPTAPDERFVIAAVPPREDARDALVARDGMVLGELPAGSVIGTSSPRRAAQLRALGLGLEIRPLRGNLDTRLNRVSSGDLDAVVVARAGLARIGRLDVVTESLEPVQMLPAPAQGALAVECRVGDTELAMLLGKLDHPDTRAAITAERVLLAELEAGCSAPVGAIAEVVESIDEDGRVFEELSLRGCVAALDGSDVIRASGIGTPERARELGLSVAAELFDLGARDVLDQRTVERE is encoded by the coding sequence TTGGTAACTACCCTCGAAAATGTTGTCCGGATCGGCACCAGGGGCAGCCTGTTGGCTACCACGCAGGCCGGCACCGTCCGTGACGCCCTGATAGCTCTCGGCCAACCCGCGGAGCTGGTCATCATCAGCACCGAAGGCGACCGCTCCCAGGCGCCGGTCGCAGACATCGGCATCGGCGTGTTCACCGCCGAGCTGCGGCACGCCATGGCCGACGGCCGCATCGACGTCGCGGTGCACTCGTACAAGGATTTGCCGACGGCACCCGACGAGCGCTTCGTCATCGCCGCGGTGCCGCCGCGCGAAGATGCGCGTGACGCCTTGGTGGCGCGCGACGGAATGGTCCTGGGGGAGTTGCCAGCCGGCTCGGTGATCGGCACGTCGAGCCCGCGACGGGCGGCACAGCTTAGAGCACTGGGTCTCGGTTTGGAAATCCGCCCCCTACGAGGCAACCTAGATACCAGGTTGAACAGGGTAAGTAGTGGTGATCTCGACGCTGTTGTCGTCGCCCGAGCGGGTCTGGCCCGTATCGGACGGCTCGATGTCGTCACCGAGAGCCTCGAGCCGGTGCAGATGTTGCCAGCGCCGGCGCAGGGCGCCCTCGCGGTCGAGTGCCGAGTGGGTGACACCGAGCTGGCGATGCTGCTGGGAAAGCTGGACCATCCCGACACGCGCGCCGCGATCACTGCAGAACGAGTCCTGTTGGCCGAACTGGAGGCGGGTTGTTCCGCGCCGGTGGGTGCGATCGCTGAAGTGGTCGAGTCCATCGACGAGGACGGCCGAGTCTTCGAAGAGCTGTCGCTGCGCGGTTGCGTGGCGGCGCTGGACGGATCCGACGTGATCCGGGCGTCCGGGATCGGGACACCCGAACGGGCACGGGAGCTGGGGCTCTCGGTGGCCGCGGAGTTGTTCGACCTGGGGGCGCGCGACGTGTTGGATCAGCGGACTGTAGAGCGGGAGTGA
- a CDS encoding glutamyl-tRNA reductase: MSVLLFGVSHRSAPVSVLEQLSTDEAEQAKIIELLLQSSLVTEAMVLSTCNRVEVYAVVDAFHGGLSVIGSVLSERSGMSLHDLTKHAYVRYAEAAVEHLFAVASGLDSAVIGEAQVLGQVRRAYTSAEAHQTVGRTLHELSQRALSVGKRVHAETGIDAAGASVVSVALDMAKSKLTSLTGLTAAVIGAGSMGALAAAHLTRAGIARVEVVNRSLPRAERMVENLKAQGIDAAAHTLDDIAVALGNADVVVACTGAVRPVVSLADAHRGLMNRPEHRQLVICDLGMPRDVDGAIAGLPGVHVIDMERIQREPSARAAASDAEAARSMVAAEVASYLAGQRMAEVTPTVTALRQRAADVVEAELLRLDNRVPELDAVHRDEVAKTVRRVVDKLLHAPTVRVKQLASAPGGDSYAEALRELFELDPQAIDAVSAGELPLAAPDLAVGEPHSHHDKAE, encoded by the coding sequence GTGAGCGTACTGCTGTTCGGGGTTTCGCACCGCAGTGCACCGGTTTCCGTGCTGGAACAACTGAGCACCGACGAGGCTGAGCAGGCCAAGATCATCGAGCTGCTGCTGCAGTCCTCTCTGGTCACCGAGGCGATGGTGCTCTCCACCTGTAATCGGGTCGAGGTGTACGCGGTCGTGGATGCGTTCCACGGCGGGCTCTCGGTGATCGGCTCGGTGCTCTCCGAGCGCTCGGGTATGTCGCTGCACGACCTCACCAAGCACGCCTACGTGCGGTACGCCGAGGCGGCTGTCGAGCATCTGTTCGCCGTCGCCAGCGGCCTGGACTCGGCGGTCATCGGCGAGGCGCAGGTGCTGGGCCAGGTGCGCCGGGCCTACACCTCCGCGGAAGCGCACCAGACGGTCGGCCGCACCCTGCACGAGCTGTCGCAGCGGGCGCTGTCGGTCGGCAAGCGCGTCCACGCCGAGACCGGGATCGACGCCGCGGGCGCCTCGGTGGTGTCGGTGGCGCTGGATATGGCCAAGTCCAAGCTGACGTCGCTGACCGGGCTGACGGCCGCCGTGATCGGCGCCGGTTCCATGGGTGCCCTGGCCGCCGCGCATCTGACGCGCGCCGGGATCGCCCGCGTCGAGGTGGTAAACCGCTCGCTGCCGAGGGCCGAGCGCATGGTCGAGAATCTGAAGGCCCAGGGCATCGACGCCGCTGCGCACACCCTCGACGACATCGCTGTCGCGCTGGGCAACGCCGACGTCGTCGTCGCGTGTACCGGCGCCGTGCGCCCGGTGGTGTCGTTGGCCGATGCGCACCGCGGACTGATGAACCGCCCCGAGCATCGCCAGTTGGTCATCTGCGACCTGGGCATGCCGCGGGACGTCGACGGCGCGATTGCTGGCCTGCCCGGCGTGCACGTGATCGACATGGAGCGCATCCAGCGGGAACCGTCGGCCCGGGCCGCGGCCTCGGATGCCGAAGCGGCCCGCTCGATGGTCGCCGCGGAGGTCGCCAGTTACCTGGCCGGCCAGCGGATGGCCGAGGTCACCCCGACCGTCACAGCCCTGCGTCAGCGTGCCGCGGACGTCGTCGAAGCGGAGTTGTTGCGCCTCGACAACCGTGTTCCGGAACTCGACGCCGTCCACCGCGACGAGGTCGCCAAGACGGTCCGTCGGGTCGTGGACAAGTTGCTGCACGCTCCGACGGTGCGGGTCAAGCAGTTGGCCAGCGCGCCCGGCGGTGATAGCTACGCCGAGGCGCTGCGTGAGCTGTTCGAGCTCGACCCGCAGGCCATCGATGCGGTTTCCGCCGGCGAACTGCCCTTGGCGGCACCAGATTTGGCGGTAGGCGAGCCGCATTCCCACCACGACAAGGCTGAGTAA
- a CDS encoding glutaredoxin family protein gives MDRSGNSHRVTLLTRAGCSMCERASAQLVALSDELGFVLTSTDVDVLAAAGDTALRAEFGDRLPVVLLDDVEHSYWEVDEEQLRADLTG, from the coding sequence GTGGATCGATCAGGGAACAGCCACCGCGTGACGTTGCTCACCCGCGCCGGATGCAGCATGTGCGAACGCGCGTCGGCTCAGCTCGTGGCGTTGTCCGACGAGCTCGGATTCGTCCTGACGAGCACGGATGTCGATGTCCTGGCCGCTGCCGGGGACACCGCGCTGCGCGCCGAGTTCGGTGATCGGCTGCCTGTGGTGCTCCTTGATGATGTTGAGCACAGTTACTGGGAGGTCGACGAGGAGCAGCTGCGAGCCGACTTGACTGGCTGA
- a CDS encoding HAD family hydrolase, whose protein sequence is MSESSPVTADEPVPAGPADGPDQAAVDQESGTEEPAAPALPPPPDLTAAAFFDVDNTLVHGSSLVHFARGLAARDYFKYADLARFAYAQAKFQVTGKENSDDVAAGRRKALSFIEGRQTAELEALGDEIYDEIIADKIWQGTRALAQMHLDAGQQVWLVTATPMELAQTIARKLGLTGALGTVAESEDGVFTGRLVGDILHGVGKAHAVRQLAIREGLNLRRCTAYSDSFNDVPMLSLVGTAVAINPDAALRDVARERGWEIRDFRTARKAARIGVPSALALGAVGGALAAMASRKGN, encoded by the coding sequence GTGTCCGAATCCAGCCCCGTGACTGCCGACGAGCCCGTGCCCGCCGGCCCTGCCGACGGCCCCGATCAGGCGGCCGTCGACCAGGAGTCCGGGACCGAAGAACCCGCCGCCCCGGCGCTCCCGCCGCCGCCCGACCTCACCGCGGCCGCGTTCTTCGACGTCGACAACACGCTGGTGCACGGATCGTCGCTGGTGCACTTCGCCCGCGGCCTGGCCGCCCGCGACTACTTCAAATACGCCGACCTGGCCCGGTTCGCGTACGCGCAGGCCAAGTTCCAGGTGACCGGCAAGGAGAACAGCGACGACGTCGCCGCCGGCCGGCGCAAGGCCCTGTCGTTCATCGAAGGCCGCCAAACCGCGGAACTGGAAGCCCTCGGCGACGAGATCTACGACGAGATCATCGCCGACAAGATCTGGCAGGGCACGCGCGCACTGGCACAGATGCACCTCGACGCCGGCCAGCAGGTCTGGCTCGTCACCGCGACGCCCATGGAGCTGGCCCAGACCATCGCCCGCAAGCTGGGACTGACCGGGGCTCTGGGCACCGTCGCCGAATCGGAAGACGGCGTGTTCACCGGCCGGCTGGTCGGCGACATCCTGCACGGCGTCGGCAAGGCCCACGCGGTGCGGCAGCTGGCCATTCGCGAGGGCCTCAACCTGCGCCGGTGTACCGCGTACTCGGACAGCTTCAACGACGTGCCGATGCTGTCGCTGGTCGGCACGGCCGTCGCGATCAACCCCGACGCCGCGCTGCGCGACGTCGCCCGCGAGCGTGGCTGGGAGATCCGCGATTTCCGGACCGCCCGCAAGGCCGCCCGCATCGGCGTGCCATCCGCGCTGGCCCTGGGTGCCGTCGGCGGGGCGCTCGCCGCCATGGCGTCACGCAAGGGAAACTAG
- a CDS encoding FAS1-like dehydratase domain-containing protein, which yields MGIADDIIGTHYRYPDYFEVGREKVKEFAQAVQDDHPAHFTEEAAAECGSDTLIASLTFIAVAGRRVQLELFNQFDVPINLERVLHRDQKLIFHRPIKVGDRLWFDSYLDSVIESHGTVISEIRAEVTDDDGQPVMTSIVTMLGEAQHEGEASEVSAQIAAARDAAIAKMVAAQKG from the coding sequence ATGGGCATTGCGGACGACATCATCGGCACCCACTACCGGTACCCGGACTACTTCGAGGTCGGCCGCGAGAAGGTCAAGGAGTTCGCGCAGGCCGTCCAGGACGACCACCCCGCCCATTTCACTGAAGAAGCGGCCGCCGAGTGCGGTTCGGACACGCTCATCGCGTCGCTGACGTTCATCGCGGTCGCCGGGCGCCGGGTCCAGCTCGAGCTGTTCAACCAGTTCGACGTGCCGATCAACCTGGAGCGCGTGCTGCACCGCGACCAGAAGCTGATCTTCCACCGCCCGATCAAGGTCGGCGACCGGCTGTGGTTCGACTCGTATCTCGATTCGGTGATCGAGTCGCACGGCACGGTGATCAGCGAGATCCGCGCCGAAGTCACCGACGACGACGGTCAGCCGGTGATGACCAGCATCGTCACGATGCTCGGCGAGGCACAGCACGAAGGCGAAGCGAGCGAGGTCAGCGCGCAGATCGCCGCGGCCCGCGACGCCGCCATCGCGAAAATGGTTGCGGCACAAAAGGGTTAG
- a CDS encoding lysophospholipid acyltransferase family protein, which produces MAGESKAKVIPLHSNSTRASAQRRASRRDATLRHPSLLTDPGTRASAEQIAAVVREIDQHRFAAAGPSAGDGPNELAQRIGAASDFIRKRMTGDYVVDEFGFDQHLNNAVFLPLLRTLFNSWFRVEVSGIENLPDDGAALVVANHAGVLPFDGLMTSVAVHDKHPKHRDLRLLAADLVFDLPVVGQAARKAGHTMACTADAHRLLEAGELTAVFPEGYKGLGKPFKDRYKLQRFGRGGFVSAALRTGAPIVPCSIVGSEEIYPKIGDVKLLARLLGLPYFPLTPLFPLAGPIGLLPLPSKWYIQFGEPISTADYDESAADDPMITFELTDQVRATIQQTLYQLLANRRGTFL; this is translated from the coding sequence GTGGCGGGCGAATCTAAAGCCAAAGTCATTCCGCTACACTCGAATTCGACACGTGCTTCTGCACAACGTCGTGCGTCGAGACGGGATGCAACGCTGCGACATCCTTCGTTGTTGACCGACCCCGGCACCCGCGCATCGGCTGAGCAGATTGCTGCGGTGGTTCGTGAGATCGACCAGCACCGGTTTGCCGCAGCCGGCCCCTCGGCCGGTGACGGGCCCAACGAGTTGGCCCAACGTATCGGTGCCGCTTCGGATTTCATCCGCAAGCGGATGACCGGTGATTATGTCGTCGACGAATTCGGATTCGACCAGCACCTCAATAATGCGGTGTTTCTTCCTTTGCTGCGAACGCTTTTCAACTCCTGGTTCCGCGTCGAGGTTTCTGGTATCGAGAACCTCCCGGATGACGGCGCCGCGTTGGTTGTGGCAAACCATGCCGGCGTATTGCCGTTCGACGGGCTGATGACATCGGTCGCCGTGCACGACAAGCACCCCAAGCATCGCGACTTGCGGTTGCTGGCCGCCGACCTCGTCTTCGACCTGCCGGTGGTCGGCCAGGCCGCACGCAAGGCCGGACACACCATGGCCTGCACCGCCGACGCGCACCGACTGCTCGAGGCCGGTGAGCTGACCGCCGTGTTCCCCGAGGGGTACAAGGGGCTGGGCAAGCCGTTCAAGGACCGGTACAAGCTGCAGCGGTTCGGCCGCGGTGGCTTCGTCTCGGCGGCGCTGCGCACCGGGGCACCCATCGTGCCGTGCTCGATCGTCGGCTCCGAGGAGATCTACCCGAAGATCGGCGACGTGAAGCTGCTCGCCCGGCTGCTCGGGTTGCCGTATTTCCCGCTGACGCCGTTGTTCCCGCTTGCCGGGCCCATCGGGCTGCTGCCGTTGCCGTCGAAGTGGTACATCCAGTTCGGTGAGCCCATCTCGACGGCCGACTACGACGAGTCCGCCGCCGACGACCCGATGATCACCTTCGAGCTGACGGACCAGGTGCGCGCGACCATTCAGCAGACGCTGTACCAGCTGCTGGCCAATCGCCGCGGTACGTTCCTGTAG
- a CDS encoding SDR family oxidoreductase translates to MDADGRPGSRPSAPGGSDSGPDLPETLHHPKVVLVTGACRFLGGYLTARLAQNQLIEHVIAVDAITPSKDMLRRMGRAEFVRADIRNPFIAKVIRNGNVDTVVHAAAASYVPQSGRAALKELNVMGAMQLFAACQKAPSVRRVILKSTSEIYGASPRDPVMFTEDSSARRPPGEGFARDSIDIEGYARGLARRRPDIAVTILRLANMIGPAMDTALSRYLAGPLVPTAFGHDARLQLLHEQDALGALERATLLGRAGTFNIGAPGIILMSQAIRRSGRIGLPLAGPTMWALDAWRRATAGVELDREQSDYMRYGRVMDTTRMTRQLGYTPKWTTMEAFDDYVSGRALTPIIDPGWVGSVERRAVAAAQRWGR, encoded by the coding sequence ATGGATGCCGACGGACGCCCTGGAAGCCGGCCCAGTGCGCCGGGCGGAAGCGATTCCGGCCCGGACCTCCCCGAGACCCTGCACCACCCCAAGGTGGTGCTGGTCACCGGGGCGTGCCGGTTCCTGGGCGGGTATCTGACAGCCAGGCTTGCGCAGAATCAGCTCATCGAGCATGTGATCGCGGTTGACGCGATCACGCCGAGCAAGGACATGTTGCGGCGCATGGGCCGCGCGGAGTTCGTCCGCGCGGACATCCGCAACCCCTTCATCGCCAAGGTCATCCGGAACGGCAACGTCGACACGGTCGTCCACGCGGCGGCGGCGTCCTACGTGCCGCAGTCCGGTCGCGCGGCGCTCAAAGAGCTCAACGTGATGGGCGCGATGCAGTTGTTCGCGGCCTGTCAGAAGGCGCCGTCGGTCCGTCGGGTGATCCTGAAGTCGACATCGGAGATCTACGGGGCCAGCCCGCGTGATCCGGTGATGTTCACCGAGGACAGCAGCGCTCGTCGGCCACCGGGGGAGGGCTTCGCCCGGGACAGCATCGACATCGAGGGCTACGCCCGCGGTCTCGCGCGCCGGCGGCCCGACATCGCGGTCACCATCCTGCGGCTCGCCAACATGATCGGTCCGGCCATGGACACCGCGTTGTCGCGGTACCTGGCGGGTCCCTTGGTGCCGACCGCCTTCGGGCACGACGCGCGGTTGCAGCTCCTGCATGAGCAGGACGCCCTCGGGGCGCTCGAACGCGCCACCTTGCTGGGCCGGGCCGGCACCTTCAACATCGGGGCGCCAGGGATCATCCTGATGAGCCAGGCCATTCGCCGCTCGGGCCGGATCGGGCTGCCGCTGGCCGGACCCACGATGTGGGCACTGGATGCGTGGCGGCGCGCGACGGCGGGCGTCGAACTGGACCGCGAACAGTCCGATTACATGCGCTACGGCCGGGTCATGGACACCACACGGATGACGAGGCAACTCGGCTATACCCCAAAGTGGACGACCATGGAGGCTTTTGACGATTACGTTTCGGGCCGTGCGCTGACCCCCATTATCGACCCGGGGTGGGTAGGCTCAGTAGAGCGTCGTGCAGTGGCCGCAGCGCAGCGGTGGGGACGCTGA
- a CDS encoding 30S ribosomal protein bS22 yields MGSVIKKRRKRMSKKKHRKLLRRTRVQRRKLGK; encoded by the coding sequence ATGGGTTCAGTCATCAAGAAGCGGCGTAAGCGCATGTCGAAGAAGAAGCACCGCAAGCTGCTTCGTCGTACCCGGGTTCAGCGCAGAAAACTCGGTAAGTAG
- a CDS encoding cell division/environmental response transcriptional regulator yields the protein MTSMNGPSARDGGDQPRTQFLTVAEVASLMRVSKMTVYRLVHNGELPAVRVGRSFRVHAKAVHDLLESSYHDAG from the coding sequence ATGACGTCTATGAACGGGCCATCGGCGCGTGACGGTGGCGATCAGCCACGAACGCAGTTCCTGACTGTTGCCGAGGTTGCGAGCCTTATGCGGGTGAGCAAGATGACGGTATACCGGCTGGTGCACAACGGGGAGTTGCCCGCGGTGCGTGTCGGCCGATCATTTCGGGTGCACGCCAAGGCGGTGCACGACCTACTCGAGTCCTCGTACCACGACGCGGGTTAG
- the proC gene encoding pyrroline-5-carboxylate reductase → MARIAIIGGGNIGEALLAGLLQSGRQVKDLVVAEAYPARAAQLADKYSVRVTDVADAAENAAYVIVAVKPDAVEGVVETLAAAAADADSSSVEQVVVSVAAGVPTSFYEAKLPAGAPVVRVMPNTPMLVGAGITALSRGRFANEAQLAEVAEIFSAVGAVLTVPEKQMDAVTAVSGSGPAYFFLMVEAVVDAGVAAGLPRAVATELAARTMAGSAAMLLNRIAESGTGSAVGPLDTSAAELRASVTSPGGTTAAGLRELERGGLRAAVASAVEAAKTRSEQLRITSE, encoded by the coding sequence GTGGCGAGAATTGCGATCATCGGTGGCGGAAATATCGGAGAGGCCCTGTTGGCGGGGCTGTTGCAGTCAGGGCGGCAGGTCAAGGATCTGGTGGTCGCCGAGGCCTATCCGGCACGTGCCGCACAGCTCGCCGACAAGTACTCGGTTCGGGTCACCGATGTCGCCGATGCCGCGGAGAACGCGGCCTATGTGATCGTGGCCGTCAAGCCCGACGCCGTCGAGGGCGTCGTCGAGACGCTGGCCGCCGCGGCCGCTGACGCCGACAGCAGCAGCGTCGAGCAGGTGGTGGTGTCGGTGGCCGCGGGCGTCCCGACGTCCTTCTACGAGGCCAAGCTGCCCGCCGGTGCGCCGGTGGTGCGGGTGATGCCCAATACGCCGATGTTGGTCGGCGCGGGCATCACCGCGCTGTCGCGGGGCCGTTTCGCGAACGAGGCCCAGCTGGCCGAGGTGGCGGAGATCTTCTCCGCCGTCGGCGCGGTGCTGACCGTGCCCGAGAAGCAGATGGACGCGGTCACCGCGGTGTCCGGTTCGGGCCCTGCGTACTTCTTCCTGATGGTCGAAGCCGTGGTCGACGCGGGTGTCGCGGCAGGCCTCCCACGGGCCGTGGCGACCGAGCTGGCGGCCCGGACGATGGCCGGCTCGGCGGCCATGTTGCTCAATCGGATTGCCGAATCGGGAACAGGTTCCGCGGTCGGTCCCCTGGATACCAGTGCCGCTGAATTGCGGGCCTCGGTGACCTCTCCGGGGGGCACTACCGCCGCTGGTCTGCGGGAACTCGAGCGCGGTGGGTTGCGGGCAGCCGTCGCGAGTGCGGTGGAAGCCGCAAAAACCCGGTCTGAGCAGCTCAGAATTACATCTGAGTAG